A single region of the Ancylobacter novellus DSM 506 genome encodes:
- a CDS encoding glycosyltransferase family 4 protein translates to MTGFAFAIPGDIDLPTGGYGYDRRVITEGRRAGSIVTHVALPGGFPFPTPRELAETEAQLKAVPAGQALLIDGLAFSVLPPELLRRLDRPLVALVHHPLALEEGLDEAQKASLVASERAALALASAVIATSPSTARLLERDYGVEPGRLVVALPGTDPRPRARGTGSPVRLLSIGTVIPRKAHGVLVEALAALASFDWTCRIVGATDRDAGETRRLRRAIAAHGLGDRVALTGALLGEALEQEFDAADIFVTASLFEGYGMALTEALAHGLPVVATSGGAIPDTVPPAASVLVAPNDAAGLAVGLGALLRDPDRRKALAQNAWDHAASLPDWPRTAATIMAVLRDVAR, encoded by the coding sequence GTGACCGGCTTCGCCTTCGCCATTCCCGGCGACATCGACCTTCCCACCGGCGGCTATGGCTATGACCGGCGCGTCATCACGGAGGGCCGCCGCGCCGGGAGCATCGTGACGCATGTCGCCCTGCCCGGTGGCTTCCCCTTCCCCACGCCGCGGGAGCTGGCCGAAACCGAGGCGCAGCTGAAAGCCGTCCCGGCGGGACAGGCGCTGCTGATCGACGGGCTCGCCTTCAGCGTCCTGCCGCCAGAGCTACTGCGCCGCCTCGACCGCCCGCTCGTCGCCCTCGTCCACCATCCCCTCGCGCTGGAGGAGGGGCTCGACGAGGCGCAGAAGGCGAGCCTCGTCGCCAGCGAGCGCGCCGCCCTCGCGCTCGCCTCGGCGGTCATCGCCACCAGCCCCTCGACCGCCCGCCTGCTGGAACGCGACTATGGCGTCGAGCCCGGCCGCCTCGTCGTCGCCCTGCCCGGCACCGATCCGCGCCCGCGCGCGCGCGGCACCGGCTCGCCGGTGCGCCTGCTCAGCATCGGCACGGTCATCCCGCGCAAGGCCCATGGCGTCCTCGTCGAGGCGCTGGCCGCGCTCGCCTCATTCGACTGGACCTGCCGCATCGTCGGGGCGACCGATCGCGACGCCGGGGAGACGCGGCGGCTGCGCCGGGCCATCGCGGCGCACGGCCTCGGCGACCGCGTCGCGCTGACCGGCGCGCTTCTGGGCGAGGCGCTGGAGCAGGAGTTCGACGCCGCCGACATCTTCGTCACCGCCTCGCTGTTCGAGGGCTACGGCATGGCGCTGACCGAGGCGCTGGCGCACGGGCTCCCCGTGGTGGCGACAAGCGGCGGCGCGATCCCCGACACCGTGCCGCCGGCGGCCTCCGTGCTGGTCGCCCCGAACGACGCTGCCGGCCTCGCGGTGGGCCTCGGTGCGCTGCTGCGCGATCCCGACCGCCGGAAGGCGCTGGCCCAGAACGCCTGGGACCATGCGGCCTCGCTTCCCGACTGGCCCCGCACCGCGGCGACCATCATGGCCGTGCTGCGGGACGTCGCGCGATGA
- a CDS encoding methyltransferase domain-containing protein: protein MSGFDAGWLALREPVDHASRHAGLAAQVREHFAGRESLVVVDLGCGTGSNLRALAPSLPPRQHWRLIDGDAALLAAARQRLADWADDVRPTAGGVELHKDGRRIEVNLECADLATRDLDFTDLGAGLVTAAALFDLVSEDWLERLVACSARQRVPLYSVLNYDGTARWQPENPLDARVVAAFNRHQRGDKGFGPALGPASGETFAQLLSQHGYRAASGDSPWELAERDAALIARLAEGFAQAAGEIEPEARDAFARWGAGRAAAVRVTIGHRDVFAA, encoded by the coding sequence ATGAGCGGCTTCGACGCCGGCTGGCTGGCCCTACGCGAGCCCGTCGACCACGCCTCCCGGCACGCCGGGCTGGCGGCACAGGTGCGCGAGCATTTCGCCGGGCGGGAATCTCTCGTCGTGGTCGATCTCGGCTGCGGCACGGGCTCGAACCTGCGGGCGCTGGCGCCCTCGCTGCCGCCCCGCCAGCACTGGCGCCTGATCGACGGCGATGCCGCCCTGCTGGCGGCGGCGCGCCAGCGCCTTGCCGACTGGGCGGACGACGTGCGCCCGACCGCCGGCGGCGTCGAGCTGCACAAGGACGGCCGCCGGATCGAGGTCAACCTCGAATGCGCGGACCTCGCGACCCGCGACCTCGACTTCACAGATCTCGGCGCCGGGCTGGTGACGGCCGCGGCGCTGTTCGATCTCGTCTCAGAGGACTGGCTGGAGCGGCTGGTCGCGTGCTCGGCGCGGCAACGCGTGCCGCTCTATTCCGTGCTGAACTATGACGGCACCGCCCGCTGGCAGCCCGAGAACCCGCTCGATGCCCGCGTGGTCGCCGCCTTCAACCGCCACCAGCGCGGCGACAAGGGCTTCGGGCCGGCGCTCGGGCCGGCCTCGGGCGAGACCTTCGCGCAATTGCTGTCGCAGCACGGCTATCGCGCCGCCTCGGGCGACAGCCCGTGGGAGCTGGCGGAGCGGGACGCCGCGTTGATCGCCCGCCTCGCGGAAGGCTTCGCCCAAGCGGCCGGCGAGATCGAGCCGGAGGCACGCGACGCCTTTGCGCGATGGGGCGCGGGCCGCGCCGCAGCAGTGCGGGTGACGATCGGCCATCGGGACGTCTTCGCGGCGTGA
- a CDS encoding cytochrome b, protein MSFPEQGAEAVRYSLAARRLHWIVAAFVICQLPLGLYMVARGQATNFDAATGSLYSLHKLLGFTLLWLVVLRVLVRLGRGAPPPVATLTPFERIASLTVHYALYALLLVVPVLGWAGISAYPALDIFGLFNLPAILPPDQPLANRILGVHGLLALLLGLLVLLHVAAALRHRFVKHDGVMRRMWPPG, encoded by the coding sequence ATGTCGTTTCCTGAGCAGGGTGCCGAGGCGGTCCGCTACAGCCTGGCCGCACGGAGGCTGCACTGGATCGTCGCGGCCTTCGTGATCTGCCAGCTTCCGCTCGGGCTCTACATGGTCGCCCGCGGCCAGGCGACGAATTTCGACGCCGCGACGGGCTCGCTCTACAGCCTGCACAAGCTGCTCGGCTTCACCCTGCTGTGGCTGGTGGTGCTGCGCGTGCTGGTCCGCCTCGGACGCGGCGCGCCGCCGCCGGTGGCGACGCTGACGCCGTTCGAGCGCATCGCCTCGCTCACCGTCCATTACGCGCTCTATGCGCTGCTGCTGGTGGTGCCGGTGCTCGGCTGGGCCGGCATCTCCGCCTATCCCGCCCTCGACATCTTCGGGCTGTTCAACCTGCCGGCGATCCTTCCCCCCGACCAGCCGCTCGCCAACCGGATCCTCGGCGTGCACGGCCTGCTCGCGCTGCTGCTCGGGCTTCTGGTGCTCCTTCATGTCGCGGCGGCGCTGCGCCACCGCTTCGTCAAGCATGACGGGGTGATGCGGCGCATGTGGCCGCCGGGCTGA
- a CDS encoding RibD family protein — translation MNRREIPVDPLAALYEPIIRHRPSPFVIAQLGQSLDGRIATPTGKSRDINGCCGMDHLHRLRAIADVVVVGVGTVLADDPQLTTRRVPGRSPARAVIDPSGRSSRQSRWLREDGCRRIVFSENAHGWPDEVERIGTDHDPAIFEPARLIAALAARGHRTVLVEGGASTISRFIDAGVVDRLHVCLSPIILGSGRPGLDLRPIDELDDALRPRARTYLLDDGNILYDCDLRSAADGGADVVS, via the coding sequence TTGAATCGTCGCGAAATTCCGGTCGATCCGCTTGCGGCGCTCTATGAGCCGATCATTCGGCATCGTCCTTCGCCGTTCGTGATCGCCCAGCTCGGCCAGTCGCTCGACGGACGGATCGCGACGCCGACCGGAAAATCCCGCGACATCAACGGCTGCTGCGGCATGGATCATCTGCACCGGCTGCGCGCCATCGCCGATGTGGTGGTCGTCGGCGTCGGCACCGTGCTGGCCGACGATCCCCAGCTCACCACGCGGCGGGTGCCCGGCCGCAGCCCGGCGCGCGCCGTCATCGACCCGAGTGGCCGCTCGTCGCGCCAGTCGCGATGGCTGCGCGAGGATGGCTGCCGGCGCATCGTGTTCTCGGAGAATGCGCACGGCTGGCCGGACGAGGTGGAGCGCATCGGCACCGACCACGACCCCGCTATTTTCGAACCCGCACGACTGATCGCCGCCCTGGCGGCGCGCGGCCACCGGACCGTGCTGGTCGAAGGCGGCGCCTCGACCATCTCGCGCTTCATCGATGCCGGCGTGGTCGACCGCCTGCACGTCTGCCTCTCCCCGATCATCCTCGGATCGGGGCGGCCGGGGCTTGACCTCAGGCCCATCGACGAACTCGACGACGCACTGCGTCCGCGGGCGCGGACCTATCTGCTCGACGACGGTAATATTCTCTATGATTGCGATCTGCGCAGCGCGGCCGACGGAGGGGCGGATGTCGTTTCCTGA
- a CDS encoding serine aminopeptidase domain-containing protein, producing MRSRSFLHDSPEIGAFDVVSALRSAQLGAMDNLRRLQAGALDRFGFGPRECVFDVIASGPNWRLRHYPGEAASAALLMVPAPIKRPYIWDLTPGVSVVRLCLERGLGVHLIEWLPPQGDGSDGIADYVDAIGAAGKVVAAEQPGAARFVLGHSLGGTLAAIACALQPEIARGLVLLGAPLSFEPGSSPFRDQVAAQKRPTPEQGTVAGSQLSQSCAMLSPGTFIWNRWMDGALSLADPAAFDIHMHIERWALDEVPLAGRLIHQMVDWLYRENRFQKGTLAIGGRTLGPGDLRLPVLAAVSEADEIGPRASVEPFFARMTGTDTQILAHPAEIGVGLQHLAILAGRRAHAEVWPRIATWIGSHAASDAATSDAITGAARTTAHARPARAPRASPASPRRTGTARSPAPRSSRSRPAPES from the coding sequence ATGCGCAGCAGGTCCTTCCTCCACGACAGTCCGGAGATCGGCGCTTTCGATGTCGTCAGCGCCTTGCGCAGCGCCCAGCTCGGCGCGATGGACAATCTGCGGCGGCTGCAGGCCGGCGCGCTCGACCGCTTCGGCTTCGGCCCCCGCGAATGCGTTTTCGATGTGATCGCGTCGGGTCCGAACTGGCGCCTGCGGCACTATCCCGGCGAAGCGGCGTCGGCGGCGCTGCTGATGGTCCCGGCCCCGATCAAGCGGCCCTATATCTGGGATCTGACGCCCGGCGTCAGCGTGGTGCGCCTCTGCCTCGAACGCGGCCTCGGCGTCCATCTGATCGAATGGCTGCCGCCGCAGGGCGACGGCAGCGACGGCATCGCGGACTACGTCGACGCCATCGGCGCCGCCGGCAAGGTGGTCGCGGCCGAGCAGCCGGGCGCCGCCCGCTTCGTCCTCGGCCATTCGCTCGGCGGCACGCTTGCCGCCATCGCCTGCGCGCTGCAGCCGGAGATCGCCCGCGGCCTCGTGCTGCTCGGCGCGCCGCTGAGCTTCGAGCCGGGATCGAGCCCGTTCCGCGATCAGGTGGCGGCGCAGAAGCGTCCGACGCCGGAGCAGGGCACGGTGGCGGGCTCGCAGCTGTCGCAATCCTGCGCCATGCTCTCGCCCGGCACCTTCATCTGGAACCGCTGGATGGACGGCGCGCTCAGCCTCGCCGATCCGGCGGCGTTCGACATCCACATGCATATCGAGCGCTGGGCGCTGGACGAGGTGCCGCTGGCCGGACGGCTCATCCACCAGATGGTCGACTGGCTGTACCGGGAGAACCGCTTCCAGAAGGGCACCCTCGCCATTGGCGGCCGCACGCTCGGCCCCGGCGATCTGCGCCTGCCGGTGCTCGCCGCGGTCAGCGAGGCCGACGAGATCGGCCCGCGCGCCTCGGTCGAGCCCTTCTTCGCCCGGATGACCGGCACCGACACGCAGATCCTGGCGCATCCGGCGGAGATCGGCGTCGGCTTGCAGCACCTCGCCATCCTCGCCGGCCGCCGCGCCCATGCCGAGGTCTGGCCGCGCATCGCCACCTGGATCGGATCCCACGCCGCATCGGATGCGGCCACCTCGGATGCGATCACCGGGGCGGCGCGCACCACGGCTCATGCGCGTCCGGCCCGCGCGCCACGGGCCTCGCCCGCATCGCCTCGGCGAACGGGAACGGCCCGCAGTCCCGCGCCCCGATCGTCGCGTTCGCGACCGGCGCCGGAAAGTTGA
- a CDS encoding NUDIX domain-containing protein, whose translation MTSSAGILMYRLRDGDIEVLLVHPGGPFWSRKDAGAWSIPKGLPEPDEELEAAARREFEEELGRPAKGTLHPLGSIRQAGGKVVTAFALEGDLDPARIEGGGLVTLEWPRGSGRVLSYPEVDRAGWFALRQARVKLLASQCPLLDRLETLLSP comes from the coding sequence ATGACATCGAGCGCCGGCATCCTGATGTACCGCCTCCGCGACGGGGACATCGAGGTCCTGCTCGTCCATCCCGGCGGCCCCTTCTGGAGCCGCAAGGACGCGGGCGCCTGGTCGATCCCCAAGGGCCTGCCGGAACCGGACGAGGAGCTCGAGGCCGCAGCCCGGCGGGAGTTCGAAGAGGAGCTCGGGCGGCCGGCAAAAGGCACGCTGCATCCGCTCGGCAGCATCCGGCAGGCCGGCGGGAAGGTCGTGACCGCCTTCGCCCTCGAAGGCGATCTCGATCCCGCCCGCATAGAAGGCGGCGGGCTGGTCACGCTGGAATGGCCGCGCGGCAGCGGACGGGTGCTCAGCTATCCGGAGGTCGACCGCGCCGGCTGGTTCGCCCTGCGGCAAGCGCGGGTGAAGCTGCTGGCGAGCCAATGCCCGCTCCTCGATCGGCTGGAGACGCTGCTCTCGCCGTGA
- a CDS encoding NAD(+) synthase: MAGFDCMYSHGFLRVASCVPQGRVADPAFAARAHLDLAAQGHARHVGVMLFPELGLSSYAIDDLLFQDALLDRIEAALAEIAAASRELYPVLVVGAPLRREGQLFNTAFVIHRGAILGAIPKSYLPNYREFYERRHFTPGLSEGGGTVTVAGQEVPFGTDLLFRSQGDVAFTFHVEICEDIWVPLPPSTRAAMAGAELLLNLSASNITIGKARHRRLLCASQSARCIAAYAYSAAGPGESTTDLAWDGQTAIFENGDALAESERFPTEPTLTAADIDLERLRQERMRTGTFGDCVRAEGVDGFRLVEFGLDRPQATVALERVIERFPYVPADPARLAEDCYEAYNIQVQGLAQRLAATGIAHAVIGVSGGLDSTQALIVAARAMDLLGRPRTDVLAYTLPGFATSDATRANALALIAALGVTGGEIDIRPAARQMLADLGHPFGRGEPVYDVTFENVQAGLRTDYLFRLANQKGGLVVGTGDLSELGLGWCTYGVGDHMSHYNVNASVPKTLILHLIRFVAASGDVSAETVEVLNAVLATEISPELVPTEPGAVIQSTQQIVGPYALQDFNLFYLTRHGYRPSRIAYLAEQAWGDAARGSWPANIPESDRRAFTREEIRHWLRVFLTRFFANQFKRSTLPNGPKITSGGSLSPRGDWRAPSDASARAWLEELDAALPPED, translated from the coding sequence ATGGCCGGTTTCGACTGCATGTACAGCCACGGCTTCCTGCGCGTCGCCTCCTGCGTGCCGCAGGGCCGGGTCGCCGATCCCGCCTTCGCGGCGCGCGCGCATCTCGACCTCGCGGCGCAGGGGCATGCGCGCCATGTCGGCGTGATGCTGTTCCCCGAGCTCGGGCTCTCCTCCTACGCCATCGACGACCTGCTGTTCCAGGACGCGCTGCTCGACCGCATCGAGGCCGCGCTCGCCGAGATCGCGGCGGCCTCGCGCGAGCTCTATCCGGTGCTGGTGGTCGGGGCGCCGCTGCGCCGCGAGGGGCAGCTCTTCAACACCGCCTTCGTCATCCATCGCGGGGCGATCCTCGGCGCCATCCCCAAGAGCTACCTGCCGAACTACCGCGAATTCTACGAGCGCCGGCATTTCACCCCGGGCCTCAGCGAGGGCGGCGGCACGGTGACGGTCGCCGGGCAGGAGGTGCCGTTCGGCACCGACCTCCTCTTCCGCTCGCAGGGCGACGTGGCCTTCACCTTCCATGTCGAGATCTGCGAGGACATCTGGGTGCCGCTGCCGCCCTCGACGCGGGCGGCGATGGCCGGTGCGGAGCTGCTGCTCAACCTTTCCGCCAGCAACATCACCATCGGCAAGGCGCGCCACCGCCGGCTGCTCTGCGCCAGCCAATCGGCGCGCTGCATCGCCGCCTATGCCTATTCGGCGGCGGGGCCGGGGGAATCGACCACCGACCTCGCTTGGGACGGCCAGACCGCCATCTTCGAGAATGGCGACGCGCTGGCGGAAAGCGAGCGCTTCCCGACCGAGCCGACCCTGACCGCCGCCGATATCGACCTCGAACGGCTGCGCCAGGAGCGCATGCGCACCGGCACCTTCGGCGACTGCGTGCGGGCCGAGGGGGTGGATGGCTTCCGCCTCGTCGAGTTCGGCCTCGACCGTCCGCAGGCGACGGTGGCGTTGGAGCGGGTGATCGAGCGCTTCCCCTATGTGCCGGCGGACCCGGCGCGGCTCGCCGAGGACTGCTACGAGGCCTACAACATCCAGGTGCAGGGGCTGGCGCAGCGGCTCGCGGCCACCGGTATCGCGCACGCCGTGATCGGCGTCTCCGGCGGCCTGGATTCGACGCAGGCGCTGATCGTCGCCGCGCGCGCCATGGACCTGCTCGGCCGCCCGCGTACCGACGTGCTCGCCTATACGCTGCCGGGCTTCGCCACCTCCGACGCCACCCGGGCCAACGCGCTGGCGCTGATCGCGGCGCTCGGCGTCACCGGCGGGGAGATCGACATCCGGCCGGCGGCGCGGCAGATGCTGGCCGATCTCGGCCATCCCTTCGGGCGCGGCGAGCCGGTCTACGACGTCACCTTCGAGAATGTGCAGGCGGGGCTGCGCACGGACTATCTGTTCCGCCTCGCCAACCAGAAAGGCGGGCTGGTGGTCGGCACCGGCGACCTCTCCGAGCTCGGGCTCGGCTGGTGCACCTATGGCGTCGGGGACCACATGTCCCACTACAACGTCAACGCCTCGGTGCCGAAGACGCTGATCCTGCACCTGATCCGCTTCGTCGCCGCCTCCGGCGACGTCTCGGCGGAGACGGTCGAGGTGCTGAACGCGGTGCTCGCCACCGAGATCTCGCCGGAGCTGGTGCCGACGGAGCCCGGTGCGGTCATCCAGTCGACGCAGCAGATCGTCGGGCCCTATGCGTTGCAGGACTTCAACCTGTTCTACCTCACCCGCCACGGCTACCGGCCCTCGCGCATCGCTTACCTCGCCGAGCAGGCCTGGGGCGATGCGGCGCGCGGAAGCTGGCCGGCGAACATCCCCGAGAGCGACCGGCGGGCCTTTACCCGCGAGGAGATCCGCCATTGGCTGCGGGTCTTCCTCACGCGCTTCTTCGCCAACCAGTTCAAGCGCTCGACCCTGCCGAACGGCCCGAAGATCACCTCCGGCGGCTCGCTGTCGCCGCGGGGCGACTGGCGCGCGCCCTCGGATGCGAGCGCCCGCGCCTGGCTGGAGGAGCTCGACGCCGCCCTGCCGCCGGAGGACTGA
- a CDS encoding phosphoribosyltransferase: MVFADRTEAGRRLAAALEKYEPSHPVVLALPRGGVPVAAEIAQALGAPLDLLLVRKIGLPWQPELAIGAAVDGADPLIVRNEAIIAHSGVSEAEFQRACREEMAEIERRKARYLRGRARAPLAGRVVIVVDDGIATGATMKAALRAIRQRGPSKLVLAVPVAPADALAELRPEVDEIVCLDTPEPFDAIGYFYRDFSQVSDEEVIALLARFPTGQRPASG; the protein is encoded by the coding sequence ATGGTCTTCGCGGATCGGACGGAGGCCGGCCGCCGGCTGGCGGCGGCGCTCGAAAAATATGAGCCCTCCCATCCCGTCGTGCTGGCGCTGCCGCGCGGCGGCGTCCCGGTGGCGGCCGAGATCGCGCAGGCGCTCGGCGCGCCGCTCGATCTCCTGCTCGTGCGCAAGATCGGCCTGCCCTGGCAGCCCGAGCTCGCCATCGGCGCGGCGGTGGACGGCGCCGACCCGCTCATCGTGCGCAACGAGGCGATCATCGCCCATTCCGGGGTAAGCGAGGCCGAATTCCAGCGGGCGTGCCGCGAGGAGATGGCGGAGATCGAGCGCCGCAAGGCCCGCTATCTGCGCGGACGCGCCCGCGCGCCGCTGGCCGGGCGGGTGGTGATCGTCGTCGATGACGGCATCGCCACCGGCGCCACCATGAAGGCCGCCCTGCGGGCGATCCGCCAGCGCGGCCCTTCGAAGCTGGTGCTGGCGGTCCCCGTCGCCCCGGCCGACGCGCTCGCCGAATTGCGCCCCGAGGTCGACGAAATCGTCTGCCTCGACACGCCGGAACCGTTCGACGCGATCGGCTATTTCTACCGCGATTTCAGCCAGGTCAGCGACGAGGAAGTCATCGCCCTCCTCGCCCGCTTCCCGACCGGCCAGAGGCCCGCCAGCGGCTGA
- the ppk2 gene encoding polyphosphate kinase 2 has translation MTKPQDDTETRGWLDIELEDDMDEELEQEVDDARVPPELRALLAERTKSTIDRHTYFNELLRLQGELVKLQDWVRYKGLKLVVLFEGRDSAGKGGAIKRIAQRVNPRTCRVVALPAPSDREKTQWYFQCYVPHLPAAGEIVLFDRSWYNRAGVERVMGFANEGQVEDFFRDVPEFERMLVRSGVVLVKYWFSITDEEQQLRFLMRIFDPIKQWKLSPMDLQSRVRWEQYTKAKEEMFERTSIPEAPWHIVEGNDKKRARLNLISHLLSVIPYEEVPHEEITLPERVFDPNYERRTLPAELYVPQRY, from the coding sequence ATGACGAAACCCCAAGACGACACCGAAACCCGCGGTTGGCTGGACATCGAGCTCGAAGACGACATGGACGAGGAGCTCGAGCAGGAGGTCGACGACGCGCGCGTGCCGCCCGAGCTGCGCGCGCTGCTCGCCGAGCGCACCAAGAGCACCATCGACCGCCACACTTATTTCAACGAGCTGCTGCGCCTGCAGGGCGAATTGGTGAAGCTGCAGGACTGGGTGCGCTACAAGGGGCTGAAGCTCGTCGTCCTGTTCGAGGGCCGCGACAGCGCCGGCAAGGGCGGCGCCATCAAGCGCATCGCCCAGCGGGTCAACCCGCGCACCTGCCGGGTGGTGGCGCTGCCCGCGCCTTCCGACCGCGAGAAGACCCAGTGGTACTTCCAGTGCTACGTGCCGCATCTGCCGGCCGCCGGCGAGATCGTGCTGTTCGACCGCTCCTGGTACAACCGCGCCGGCGTCGAGCGGGTGATGGGCTTCGCGAACGAGGGGCAGGTCGAGGACTTCTTCCGCGACGTGCCGGAATTCGAGCGCATGCTGGTGCGCTCCGGCGTCGTGCTGGTGAAGTACTGGTTCTCCATCACCGACGAGGAGCAGCAGCTGCGCTTCCTCATGCGCATCTTCGACCCGATCAAGCAGTGGAAGCTCTCGCCCATGGACCTGCAGTCCCGCGTGCGCTGGGAGCAGTACACCAAGGCCAAGGAAGAGATGTTCGAGCGCACCAGCATTCCCGAGGCGCCCTGGCACATCGTGGAAGGCAACGACAAGAAGCGGGCGCGGCTGAACCTGATCTCGCATTTGCTGTCGGTCATCCCCTATGAGGAGGTGCCGCACGAGGAGATCACGCTGCCGGAGCGCGTGTTCGACCCCAATTACGAGCGCCGCACCTTGCCGGCCGAGCTCTACGTACCCCAGCGTTACTAA
- a CDS encoding DUF3182 family protein: MPNRLSANETGIPGAAAAMPAPVVLLPQGGDPAGHRLRTTAALAERIARLRGSLFLGIHEAPIPGARYYAVPTATLIGGEEAALFGIESEFDLFGGLVPYTVQAGKAITHGLVGRQAHAPAGYSPGFASAVRHVVLDGFSAFDLRSAHAAGRRLIEAGPVRLKPAWADGGLQQDAVADVDALDAALDRLDQERLDRCGLVLEQDLTENVVYSIGRVRIGDTVLSYYGFQSATIDNSGRAAYGGSTLTVMPGELDRLLALPLDEDTHAAVRCALAYDNAALLHFPGLIASRRNYDVICGQDAAGMRKTGVLEQSWRIGGASGAEIAAFEALAEDPTLASVRAACVEVYGDRPEPPADGFVYFTGDDPEVGPLTKYARIEARHRAL, translated from the coding sequence ATGCCGAACCGCCTATCGGCGAACGAGACGGGAATTCCCGGCGCGGCCGCGGCGATGCCCGCCCCCGTCGTGCTGCTGCCGCAGGGCGGCGACCCGGCCGGGCACAGGCTGCGCACCACCGCCGCGCTGGCCGAGCGCATCGCCCGGCTGCGCGGCAGCCTGTTCCTCGGCATCCACGAGGCGCCGATCCCCGGCGCCCGCTATTACGCCGTGCCGACGGCCACGCTGATCGGCGGCGAGGAGGCGGCCCTCTTCGGCATAGAGAGCGAATTCGACCTGTTCGGCGGGCTGGTGCCCTATACGGTGCAGGCCGGCAAGGCGATCACCCATGGGCTGGTCGGCAGGCAAGCGCACGCGCCGGCCGGCTATTCGCCCGGCTTCGCGAGCGCCGTGCGCCACGTCGTGCTGGACGGCTTCTCCGCCTTCGACTTGAGAAGCGCGCACGCGGCCGGCCGCCGGCTCATCGAGGCCGGGCCGGTGCGGCTGAAGCCCGCCTGGGCCGATGGAGGTCTCCAGCAGGACGCGGTCGCAGACGTCGACGCGCTCGACGCCGCGCTCGACCGCCTCGACCAGGAGCGGCTCGATCGCTGCGGGCTGGTGCTGGAGCAGGACCTCACGGAGAACGTCGTCTACAGCATCGGCCGGGTGCGCATCGGCGACACGGTACTGTCCTATTACGGCTTCCAGAGCGCCACCATCGACAATTCCGGCCGCGCCGCCTATGGCGGCTCGACGCTCACCGTCATGCCGGGCGAGCTCGACCGGCTGCTGGCGCTGCCCCTCGACGAGGACACGCACGCGGCGGTGCGCTGCGCCCTCGCCTATGACAATGCGGCGCTCCTACACTTCCCCGGCCTGATCGCCTCGCGGCGCAATTACGACGTCATCTGCGGCCAGGATGCCGCCGGCATGCGCAAGACCGGCGTGCTCGAGCAGTCCTGGCGCATCGGCGGCGCCAGCGGCGCGGAGATCGCCGCCTTCGAAGCCCTCGCCGAGGACCCGACGCTCGCCAGCGTCCGCGCCGCCTGCGTCGAAGTCTATGGCGACCGCCCGGAGCCGCCGGCGGACGGCTTCGTCTATTTCACCGGCGACGACCCCGAGGTCGGGCCGCTGACCAAATATGCGAGGATCGAGGCCCGGCACCGTGCATTGTGA
- a CDS encoding alpha/beta hydrolase family protein: MHCDSICISVDDDHIDGTFAVPRTGVPGILFLHGWTGSQQSDLKRAREIATLGCVCLTFDLRGHAATEAMRMQVTPRQNLHDAVAAYDALANHPMVDKSAMAIVGSSYGAYLATILTSFRPVRWLSLRVPALYRDEHWVLAKGQLDRMDLTSYRNSEISPEENRALAACARFQGDVLAVESEFDDLVPHTTIANYVAAFRQAHSLTYRVIAGADHALSEKAARDAYSALLVGWIREMVLGAR, translated from the coding sequence GTGCATTGTGATTCCATCTGCATCAGCGTCGATGACGACCACATAGACGGCACCTTCGCCGTCCCCCGCACCGGGGTTCCCGGCATCCTCTTCCTTCACGGCTGGACCGGCAGCCAGCAGAGCGACCTCAAGCGGGCTCGCGAGATCGCCACGCTCGGCTGCGTCTGCCTGACCTTCGACCTGCGCGGCCATGCCGCCACCGAGGCGATGCGCATGCAGGTGACGCCGCGCCAGAACCTGCACGACGCGGTGGCCGCCTATGACGCGCTGGCGAACCACCCCATGGTCGACAAGTCGGCCATGGCCATCGTCGGCTCCAGCTACGGCGCCTATCTCGCCACCATCCTCACCTCGTTCCGCCCGGTGCGCTGGCTGTCGCTGCGCGTGCCGGCGCTCTATCGCGACGAGCACTGGGTGCTCGCCAAGGGCCAGCTCGACCGCATGGACCTGACCAGCTACCGCAACTCCGAGATCAGCCCGGAGGAGAACCGCGCGCTCGCCGCCTGCGCCCGCTTCCAGGGCGACGTGCTGGCGGTCGAATCCGAGTTCGACGACCTCGTGCCGCACACCACCATCGCCAACTACGTCGCCGCCTTCCGCCAGGCGCATTCGCTGACCTACCGCGTCATCGCCGGCGCCGACCATGCGCTCTCCGAGAAGGCCGCGCGCGACGCCTATTCCGCGCTGCTGGTCGGCTGGATCCGCGAGATGGTGCTCGGCGCCCGCTAA